In the Mytilus trossulus isolate FHL-02 chromosome 1, PNRI_Mtr1.1.1.hap1, whole genome shotgun sequence genome, one interval contains:
- the LOC134688256 gene encoding uncharacterized protein LOC134688256 isoform X1: MNPHLPHRCAHSLITELQSKNDYKNINEKKTHIATKNGDAKINVSWEMCSTRNRPGKKHKDDAATKKDGKICSAYPSKEKPSKLESTVGVDQSQSVIPHKMKRCSKCIREVDDALNVTDNKLVLRSLSNEIKHIVNETKHQFFFSNPRPGLDLRDWVEKQLPKSKDERLDTFHRDSKENIKKKKKTEKKECTCYQALGVELREDAPVDEYADPYSLNKRMSTADVAILHSDQKEDGALAERYLNHLKTTVIGLTGETQEAIFLPGRNVFDIKPLLKYKNIFVLITRFYERANVLRYIVRTLLHLSLRFDMKMCKLIPVFMENIGHSPLEFIPIHPLKFYKTLEESEHNKLEISSYYCNALKAIFSKQLNTG, from the exons ATGAATCCTCATTTACCTCATCGATGTGCACATTCGTTAATCACAGAACTACAATCAAAAAAcgattacaaaaatattaacgaaaaaaaaacacacattgcTACAAAAAATGGAGATGCAAAGATAAATGTGTCTTGGGAAATGTGTTCAACTAGAAATAGGCCTGGAAAGAAACATAAGGACGATGCTGCCACTAAGAAAGACGGAAAAATATGCAGTGCATATCCTTCAAAAGAAAAGCCGTCTAAATTAGAATCGACTGTTGGAGTTGATCAAAGTCAGTCTGTAATACCACACAAGATGAAAAGATGTTCAAAATGTATAAGGGAAGTCGACGATGCATTGAATGTTACTGATAACAAACTTGTTCTTAGAAGTTtgtcaaatgaaattaaacatattgtcaatgaaacaaaacaccagttctttttttctaatccAAGACCTGGACTTGATTTGAGGGACTGGGTAGAGAAACAACTGCCAAAATCAAAAGATGAAAGATTGGATACATTTCACAGAGATTCAAAGGAAAACAT taaaaagaaaaagaaaacagaaaaaaaagaatgcaCTTGTTACCAAGCATTAGGTGTTGAACTTAGAGAAGACGCACCAGTCGACGAATATGCGGATCCTTATAGTCTAA aTAAAAGAATGAGTACTGCGGACGTGGCGATCCTTCATTCAGATCAAAAGGAAGATGGAGCACTGGCAGAAAGATATCTAAATCATTTGAAGACAACAGTGATTGGACTTACAGGCGAAACACAGGAAGCGATATTTCTTCCCGGAAGAAATGTATTTGACATTAAACCgctattaaaatataaaaacatatttgtgcTAATCACTAGATTTTATGAACGTGCAAATGTATTAAGATACATAGTGCGAACGTTACTTCATTTGTCACTTCGTTTCGATATGAAAATGTGCAAGCTAATACCTGTTTTTATGGAAAATATAGGACATTCACCCTTGGAATTCATTCCAATCCATCCACTGAAGTTTTACAAAACACTAGAAGAAAGTGAACACAATAAACTTGAAATCAGTTCATATTATTGCAATGCTTTGAAAGCTATATTTAGTAAACAATTGAATACTGGCTAA
- the LOC134688256 gene encoding uncharacterized protein LOC134688256 isoform X2 — translation MEEYNMYLPILNKLTIDVFPEILRNLLESFMNHTQLPDWYASVRGRTFFSKIEEIYIFESPQKGYQQFDLSLLIKILKYLFGETTINSHLDTLCRIRNKLSHLPNTNITRDEFDSYFKQCCDVADSIDNHLRRPGCLGQRFCDIRDKGFVVFSGQASIGEIQKQLNELQRNGEGITNSQINQITMTTKLDIQELEIKNKKEYVKLNELKKMLTRVGKTLEPPEDTNYYHIWKQKLDLPAVQTCKGTK, via the exons atggaGGAGTATAACATGTACCTACCCATTCTTAATAAATTAACGATAGATGTATTCCCTGAGATACTGCGAAATCTTTTAGAATCCTTCATGAATCACACACAACTTCCTGATTGGTACGCCTCTGTTAGAGGAAGAACATTTTTCAGCAAGATTGAAGAAATTTATATATTCGAAAGTCCACAGAAAGGTTATCAACAATTCGATTTAAGTCTTTTaataaagattttgaaatatttgtttggagAAACAACCATTAATTCACATTTAGACACTCTGTGTCGAATTAGAAACAAATTATCTCATTTACCAAATACGAATATCACAAGGGATGAGTTTGActcttattttaaacaatgctgTGATGTAGCCGATAGTATTGATAATCATCTTAGAAGACCAGGATGTTTAGGTCAAAGGTTTTGTGACATACGCGACAAAGGTTTTGTCGTGTTTTCAG GTCAAGCAAGCATTGGTGAAATACAGAAACAACTGAATGAACTACAAAGGAAT GGAGAAGGAATCACAAATTCACAAATTAACCAGATAACCATGACTACTAAATTAGATATACAagaattagaaataaaaaataaaaaagagtaTGTCAAACTGAATGAGCTGAAGAAAATGCTGACCCGT gtCGGTAAAACGCTAGAGCCTCCAGAGGACACCAATTATTATCATATTTGGAAACAAAAATTAG ATCTACCTGCTGTTCAAACTTGCAAAGGAACCAAATAA